A region of the Bombus pyrosoma isolate SC7728 linkage group LG15, ASM1482585v1, whole genome shotgun sequence genome:
ATTTCTCTAAAGATAGAGTTTTATCACAAAGGTACGTGtccctcttctttcttgtAGCTCGTTTTAGTTTTTACAATAGCTATAGAGCAGCAGAGTTGCAATTGTCGACTAGAGGTGACAGCGGTCCTATTTTTCCTTTCCCGCTTCCCAATTTGTCTCCCTCATAATGTACATCCAAGGATAAACCTTAAATCATAGCAAAACTTAATATAACCATGTATATATAAACGTGTGCACACACATGTGTATAACATACAAGACATTTTTCATGAgttacatatatgttatataaaatatagatgtattttaattatattaatagctAAGATAATAATTTCCGGATAAGCGATCACATTGCTTATATgttaagaagaaaagaacgaaatctattaaagagaaaatccaatcttaataaattaattacgagcAAATCCATTTCCCGGTTGCTTATCCAAAGATTACTATGATATCccttttcataaaattgatatacgATCTTCATATTTTACTGTACCATCGTTCGTCCAAATTGACTTACAATAAAATCCACCACCAAAAATACATCTGAATTTTAACATAACTGACAACCTTTAACGTACATTTCTGATATGCGTATTTACCGGAGAGCCTCCGGGAGGTGGATGGATGATGTAATGGACCAGTTGGCATTGTGTTTGATTCAGGTATAAATGCAGCTACTAGTAATGCACATATCACAAGTAATGCACCAAACACAAATGGTGGTCCTGGTACAAGctgaaaatatagattttgtTGCAGTACTTATATCAATTTAACTATAATCATATCTTAACTTTTAATCAAATCTACCTGGGTTACTATTTGTGGCATAATATCAAGATGTTGCGTGGCAGTTCctgttttgttattttcatctAATGGAGATGGCCTTGCAGGAAGGGAAGGAGAATTATCGTTGAGATCAACgcgaaaaagataaaagattacTCCAAACATTGCTGGCCCTAGACCATTACATAATCCACGCATTCCGGTTACCATGCCTTGTACCAAACCTTGCTTATCTGCATCAGAATGCATGGATATAAACGCAGAGATTGCAGGATATGTAATACTTGACACAGCAGCAAGCACTCCAGCTGCCCACATCATCCttaaaattacagaaatatctaatagaattcataaaattctatttttattaaaaccaagttataatagaatataagtAACGCGTCTTACTGAAACTTTACttcagaaattaaaagtttgtaagcatgaataagaaaaaattaccaTGTTTGTGAACCGAAGCCAAACCACATAAGTTGTAACATCTCAAATAGAAGGCCTAACATTATAGTATGTTTACTGCCAAGTGTCTTTATCAAAACGCCCAAGAGAGTTTGAGCGCCAACGCTTAAAATTCCAACCACGGCAATAAAAAATGCTACCATTAAAGCAGTAAATCCCATAACCTTAGTCAAGTAGACAAATATACAACTATACTGTCCTGCTTCAGGAAGATAGCTCAGGAACACAGTAATACACAACATTAAAATAGTGTGATCTTTGCCAAcctaaaatatcaaaattatattaatattttaattttaattattattatgtcaAATAAAGATAagtatctttaattaatttaaacatcctatttaaaataaaatacaaaaacttttaaaataatgaaaatatctatttttaaagataaattttgtaatttatgtcGATTCCActttaatatatgatatttcaaattacctTTCCAAGATAAGCAAAGGGGTCTGCCTGCTCCCAAGAAATAGGTGCTGGTGGACGAGCTTTTTCAGGCAAACTTTCAGGTACAGCCACTAATATAAAAAACACATCCAACACTGCAATAGCTGTTGCTAATGCAACCACAAGATTTTCTCCATACACTTTCATGACATAATCTCCCAATGCTGGGCTTATTACCATACTTGCAGCAAAAGTTGCAGATacctaataaaataaatttatgaagaaaatggtataaaatattataaattatataataaattttagaataaaatacttaCTAAACCATATGCTGGAGATCTTTGATGTTCCTCAGTAACATCAGCAACATATGCAAATACCACTGAAAATGTGCAAGCAAAGACACCACTGATGGAGATCATAGCAAAGAACCACCATGTATTAATGCTCATTAGAGGAATCGGTGCACATGTGAAGGCTACTGTGATAAGTAGAAAGAATTTTCGACCCCATACATCAGACAAGGCACCAATTAATGGTGCAGAAAGAAATGATAAGATTCCTTTAATGCCCATTATCAAACCATTCATCAGGAACGTATGATTtggaaatgtaatatttaatacagaaataacaggCATGGTTAATAAACCCCATgcaaaaaattccaaaaatattacaacCAGAGCATGGTACACACTTGCCTCTCCTATACCGGAACtctgtaaaacaaaaataataaaatatataaatattctttgtatGCAAAATGTGTGTATACTActaatgtatgtatacatagtTCATAAGCAGCCATGATATCTATTTGCTATACccaataaatatgaaacaataaaaagatcatttttacaaaagtaCAATATCAAAAGTTTCTTTGGATTTATCAAGAACTATAAGCACTTTGCAAATTGTGACAGCTGACCTTAAGATGTCTGTAGCATTGCTGAGCAAATGTAAGAGAAGGTGTGAGTTTAGCAATAGCATGTTCTTGGCTGTTGTGAATTTCAGAACAGGAGGGGCCCAGGCCCTCTGCTCCACCTTTTGCCCCAGGGGGCATGACCCCTAAGAagtgttactatatatatttctttccataCTTATGATTctatcaatatttcatttatcagTTGTTCAGATCCATATAATACTGTAATGAATAACCTTGACTTAGCAtcatatcaattttttatttccaaatattcaaCCTAATCTTCACAAATAGTTATCTATTATTACTGAGTTCTttcttaattacatttatgtgttaattctaattgaaagctctatttttattgcatttccttctgaatatttttctagtaTATTCAGTTTTAAAttctacgtatatatatttttttgttatatcaCAAATATCATTTTGCCTAATAAGATACAATCTTTGCATGTTCCTATGGTTTGTATAGAGATTGTATTATCCtcaactatatacatataaaataattgagtTATTAATTGCAACAagcttctttcttattttcattaatactaATCtgttattatcataatttgtGCCGTTAACAAAAAGTTGAAAACTATATTAGAAATACATAGTATGACCTATTCACTCTTATAACTTGATCTTCatcatttaaacaattttacaaatattctttagtatcattacttttatttttggtcaattttatatattttttcccatCCACACAAAGTGtacttttctttgtttctctttttacatttctcaGCAATATAAAGACACAAAATTCcttatgtacataaaatattgtgCTAAAATCATTAACATTGAACAAAATATCTGTGTATGACcatcttaaaaatatactcTTCTATCTGTATACAGGATTTTCAAAAGATTCTCTTATCACATATTGTAGTCTGTAGCTATTAAGGGCAGCTGGTTTAAGAAGCACTACATTGTTGAcagattaaatttcttaaaatttccaggatttctttctttttatgtagtatcatttaaacatttcttcttAAACTGTTCTCCTTTTTTAGGAAAAACTGTCATATTTTCGTCAAACATGATTCGATTTGTTATC
Encoded here:
- the LOC122575537 gene encoding hippocampus abundant transcript 1 protein-like isoform X1 gives rise to the protein MPPGAKGGAEGLGPSCSEIHNSQEHAIAKLTPSLTFAQQCYRHLKSSGIGEASVYHALVVIFLEFFAWGLLTMPVISVLNITFPNHTFLMNGLIMGIKGILSFLSAPLIGALSDVWGRKFFLLITVAFTCAPIPLMSINTWWFFAMISISGVFACTFSVVFAYVADVTEEHQRSPAYGLVSATFAASMVISPALGDYVMKVYGENLVVALATAIAVLDVFFILVAVPESLPEKARPPAPISWEQADPFAYLGKVGKDHTILMLCITVFLSYLPEAGQYSCIFVYLTKVMGFTALMVAFFIAVVGILSVGAQTLLGVLIKTLGSKHTIMLGLLFEMLQLMWFGFGSQTWMMWAAGVLAAVSSITYPAISAFISMHSDADKQGLVQGMVTGMRGLCNGLGPAMFGVIFYLFRVDLNDNSPSLPARPSPLDENNKTGTATQHLDIMPQIVTQLVPGPPFVFGALLVICALLVAAFIPESNTMPTGPLHHPSTSRRLSGKYAYQKCLSLDVHYEGDKLGSGKGKIGPLSPLVDNCNSAAL
- the LOC122575537 gene encoding hippocampus abundant transcript 1 protein-like isoform X2; the protein is MKLKKRKSLCAQCVNMPAKVSKKVVGMIVRSRKFIIKDGVITSSGIGEASVYHALVVIFLEFFAWGLLTMPVISVLNITFPNHTFLMNGLIMGIKGILSFLSAPLIGALSDVWGRKFFLLITVAFTCAPIPLMSINTWWFFAMISISGVFACTFSVVFAYVADVTEEHQRSPAYGLVSATFAASMVISPALGDYVMKVYGENLVVALATAIAVLDVFFILVAVPESLPEKARPPAPISWEQADPFAYLGKVGKDHTILMLCITVFLSYLPEAGQYSCIFVYLTKVMGFTALMVAFFIAVVGILSVGAQTLLGVLIKTLGSKHTIMLGLLFEMLQLMWFGFGSQTWMMWAAGVLAAVSSITYPAISAFISMHSDADKQGLVQGMVTGMRGLCNGLGPAMFGVIFYLFRVDLNDNSPSLPARPSPLDENNKTGTATQHLDIMPQIVTQLVPGPPFVFGALLVICALLVAAFIPESNTMPTGPLHHPSTSRRLSGKYAYQKCLSLDVHYEGDKLGSGKGKIGPLSPLVDNCNSAAL
- the LOC122575537 gene encoding hippocampus abundant transcript 1 protein-like isoform X3, with the translated sequence MPPGAKGGAEGLGPSCSEIHNSQEHAIAKLTPSLTFAQQCYRHLKSSGIGEASVYHALVVIFLEFFAWGLLTMPVISVLNITFPNHTFLMNGLIMGIKGILSFLSAPLIGALSDVWGRKFFLLITVAFTCAPIPLMSINTWWFFAMISISGVFACTFSVVFAYVADVTEEHQRSPAYGLVSATFAASMVISPALGDYVMKVYGENLVVALATAIAVLDVFFILVAVPESLPEKARPPAPISWEQADPFAYLGKVGKDHTILMLCITVFLSYLPEAGQYSCIFVYLTKVMGFTALMVAFFIAVVGILSVGAQTLLGVLIKTLGSKHTIMLGLLFEMLQLMWFGFGSQTWMMWAAGVLAAVSSITYPAISAFISMHSDADKQGLVQGMVTGMRGLCNGLGPAMFGVIFYLFRVDLNDNSPSLPARPSPLDENNKTGTATQHLDIMPQIVTQLVPGPPFVFGALLVICALLVAAFIPESNTMPTGPLHHPSTSRRLSGLSLDVHYEGDKLGSGKGKIGPLSPLVDNCNSAAL